The stretch of DNA cagatttgtaagtcactcctattagaaaatcttaatccatccagtacttatcagctgctgtatactacagaggaagttgtgtagttctttccagtctgaccacagtgttctctgctgacacctctgtccgtgtcaggaactgtccggagcagaagaggtttgctatgggggatttgctcctactctggacagttcctgacacagacagaggtgtcagcagagagcactgtggtcagactggaaagaactacacaacttcctctgtagtatacagcagctgataagtactggaaggattaagattttttttaacgaaagtaatttacaaatctgtttaactttctggcaccatttgataaaaaaataaaaataaaaaaaggtacccctttaaactaattcCACCCCAAATATAAACAGGCTTACTAGTTGTTTAATGTGAATGTGAAACATTTCAGAGATTTTCATagatggaacaaaaaaaaaaggaatttttctTTTATGACAATTCTTGAAAGAGTTTTTAAAAATTCACAGAGAACATCAAAACAgcatctcccctgtgtgagttctcagatGATTCCGAAGTTTGACTTTAgtgataaaacatttcccacattctgaacacgaatagggcttctctcctgtatgaatCCTCTCGTGCACATATAGCTGCGCCCTCTGTAcaaaacttttcccacattctgaacatgaatacggcttctctcctgtgtgaattctctgatgatcCCTGAGCCTGGTTTTAGtagtgaaacatttcccacattccaaACAAGGGAACGGCTTCTCTCCCGAGTGACTTCTCTCGTGCACATCAAGatttgatttttgggtaaaacttttaccacattctgaacaagagaatggcttctcccctgtgtgacttctctgatGTTGAACGAGATTTGATTTATAggtaaagcatttcccacatacagtacatgagaatggcttctctcctgtgtgacttctctcatgcgTATCGAGATTCGATTTTTGtagaaaacatttcccacacagtgaacatgaaaacggcttctctcctgtgtgacttttctTATGTATAACAAGATATGATTTACtgacaaaacatttcccacattctgaacaagaaAAGGACTCTTCTattgtgtgacttctctcatgtataaCGAGGCCTGATTTTTgtgcaaaacattttccacacttTAGACATGTATAcggcttctctccagtgtgaaTTCTTTCATGTTGAACAAGACCCGATTTAAgcttaaaacattttccacatagtgagcatgaatacggcttctcgcCAGTGTGGCATTTCTGATGTGTTTCAAGattagatttttgtgtaaaacatttcccacattctgaacatacatacggcttctctccggtgtgaattctctcatgcctGGCAAGATTTGATCTTtccgtaaaacattttccacattccgaACACGCaaacggcttctcccctgtgtgaatcctCTCATGATTAACAAGAACAGCTTTTTCTccgaaacattttccacattctgcacatgaatacggcttctccccTCTGTGAATTTTCTCATGTATAGCAAGCTTTGTTTTttctgtaaaacatttcccacactctaaacatgaaaatggcttctccccacaCTGTTCACAGGAGTATGGCTTCTCCCCTCGGTGAAGACTTGAGCTTATTGTAAACTCTTTTCCACATTCACCACATTCAATCCTTTTCCCCTTTTTCTGTCCTGTCCTTGTGGTAACAACGTGTAGTTGTTCAGGAGAAGGTCCCTCATGATCAGGGGGAATATTATATTGCGGATCTGTCCTGTGAAGTCCCAGATGAACTCCTGAGGTGTCCTCCATGATACATTCATCCTCTAGGTCAGATTTAAGCGATAACATGTGGTTTCCATCAAAGTTCTTACTGGGATTTTCTGTTAGGAATAAAATGGAACccaagatttttatttatttatttgtttatatttttttaagctataaagtaaaaaacaaaaaaacaaaaatgtataacATTCTATGGGATGTCCCATAGAGAAGTATACATCCTTGCTCTAGATTTCCCATTCCTCTTGAACCCACTTTtggttttggcttaaaggggtacttcgcccctagacaacgaaaggataggggataagatgtctgattgcaggggtccggtcgctgggacccccccgtcaTCTCACTGCGGGAATCCTGGCGTTGTGAACAtttatgttccgaacgctgggttcgCGCGGTTGCGACGTCACGCCCCGACCCCTCCATGTTAATGGACGTCACAACCACGGCCGCAcgaacccagcgttcggaacatataTGTTCCCAACGCCAGGGTGCCCACACAGAGATAGCAAGGAGGCCCAGCGGCCaaacccccacgattagacatcttgtctaggggtgaagtacccctttaaatgggcatgtCACAAGGAGTCGTGCATGTTTAATCATCCAGAGCCATCCTGTAGTTGGAGACTGAGGCGATCGGTCTGAATGTCCTATAGATTTGTATGGGGCTTCTGGCATTCTGACTTCTGGGCAAGTCTCAGGCTACGAGACCGCCCGGGACGTTTAAACATATCCTCAGCGTGACAGGAATACAGGTAAAAACTGCAGTGAAAagttttcaaaaaataaaataaaaaagaaagcaagtaagaaagaaaaagaaagaaaaaaaaaggaaaaaaaacagaggaaaaaaaaaaaaaggagaaaaaataaataaaaaaaagtgttgccatgctttatacagtggtccctcaacatacgatggtaatccgttccaaatggaccattgtttgttgaaaccatcgcatgttgagggatccgtgcaatgtaaagtataggacagtggtctacaacctgcggacctccagatgttgcaaaactacaacactcagcatgcccggacagccgttggctgtccgggcatgctgggtgttgtagttttgcaacatctggaggtccgcaggttgtagaccactggtagaagaagttgtactcacctgaccccgccgctccggaccgtcgccgctccggcaaggcctctgcttccccggcatcctcgctctccgtcgccgccatcacgttgttacacacgccgctcctattggatgacgatgacgtgatgacgacgatggagagcgccgacgatgcagaggatcccgaagaggacgcgccggagccccgaggacaggtaagtgatagtcagcggaccacacggggcaccgtaaacggctatccggtggcagctgaagcagtctgcgctgagggatagacgtttatgcgatggccccgacatacaaaagcatcgtatgttgaaatgatcgtatgtcggggccttcataggtcgggggggtcacggTATATGGtaaaaatctgatgacaggttccctataaATGACCAAATAAAAGATCCAATCAGCCTATGAACAAGATGACTGCCGGACCTTTAACACGGGGCCTTTATCGTGAACGCTCCTTTGTCCAATAATCGTCCCATGTATAAGAGGCTTGGAGGTGGCGCCTCACCTGAAGAATCCTCTCTGTAAATCCATtgctacatacctggggtaacacctcctggaatttcctccttcacttccctcataGACAGGAGGTCACTcctcatcctctcttcttcatcctccactttaaTAACAGTCAGATCTTCACCCTAATATCACATAAAAAACAATTTTCTACAATACAACACAAAAAGTCTATGATACCTATTACTCGGGGCTAGGGGGTCACCTACCTGATGGTTCTCGGGGTCACCTACCTGATGGTTCTCGGGGACACCTATctgacagtcctgggaatacagaggacagggacacctctctggtggaTTTCTTCTACTGGATCCATCTGGAGGAAAGTGATGAATTGTTAGCATGTGATGAATGTAGTatatctagggcagtggtctacaaactgtggacctccagttgttgcaaaactacaactcccagcatgcccggacagccgttggctgtccgggcatgctgggagttgtagtcttgcaacatctaggAGGGCCACATTTTGAAGAGCACTGATCTAGGAGAAGCTCAATATAGGATTTACCAAACATGAGGGagtcctcctccttacactgcaGATCGGCCATGAGATCCGTCTTCTCTTCTGATCCATCTATAAGATCAACATCAACCAGATCTTCACCCTAAAGAGACAAGGAGGGTAGGAATTCATCCTCACTGCTAATTCAGTATCCTataagaaggatagccttatacctatccctatcttatatgaaggatagccttatacctatccctatcttatatgaaggatagccttatacctatctctatcttatatgaaggatagccttatacctatccctatcttatatgaaggatatccttatacctatctctatcttatatgaaggagccttatacctatttctatcttatatgaaggatagccttatacctatccctatcttatatgaaggatagccttatacctatctctatcttatatgaaggatagccttatacctatccctatcttatatgaaggatatccttatacctatctctatcttatatgaaggagccttatacctatttctatcttatatgaaggatagccttatacctatccctatcttatatgaaggatagccttatacctatctctatcttatatgaaggatagccttatacctatccctatcttatatgaaggatagccttatacctatctctatcttatatgaaggatagccttatacctatctctatcttatatgaaggatagccttatacctatctctatcttatatgaaggatagccttatacctatctctatcttatatgaaggatagccttatacctatctctatcttatatgaaggatagtcttatacctatctctatcttatatgaaggatagccttatacttatctctatcttatatgaaggatagccttatacctatctctatcttatatgaaggatagccttatacctatgccCCCATGCTTACACTCCTCagtagggctgcaacgattaatcaatAAAATTAGATAACAGCATTTGTTGTCAccgaatcccgttatcgaataatcgcccgATTCGTTGTCTGTAGCCAGGAGGGCGATACAATTTCCAGAGGGACTCACTGTCACTGTGGCTGCTGCGGGGTTTTCGGGACTCGTGCCTGACCGCCGCAGCCTCAGTGACCGTGAGTCACTATGGAAATTGTATCACCTGGGACATGCAGTTgtaggtgccgggcaggtgaattcttcaggctTCGTGGTAAGAAGGGCCAAATGCCTGAGGGATTCACATATAACAACCGGTTCTGCCCTGTAACTAAACTCCTATAGACTGCAGCCTATAGCGACCCGCGCAGGACGACAGCGTCCCGGCATAGGCGCgtgcgatgacatcactcatcgcgCGCACCGAGGATAGGGTCCAGTAACAACAATGACCGCCGagcccctgagcctgccggagcgcaCATGGGGGAGGAGTACAGGTAGTGGGGGATCAGAGACGAGGTTTGGTAATAATGTGGtacaggagaggggagggggttggGCTGAAATATCATGACACGGGGGGCATCAGAGGAGGGGTATAATGACACGAGGGGCATCAGAGGAGGGGTATAATGACACGACGGGCATCAGAGGAGGGGTATAATGACACGGGGGGCCTCAGAGGAGGGGTATAATGACACGGGAGTGAATAGAGGGGGTatgatgacacagggggcatcagaggggggttaTATAATGACACAGGAGTGAATAGAGGGGGTatgatgacacagggggcatcagaggggggttaTATAATGGCACAGGAGTCATTAGAGGGGGTATGATGAcacggggcatcagaggggggttaTATAATGGCGCAGGAGTCATTAGAGGGGGTatgatgacacagggggcatcagagggggggttaTATAATGGCACAGGAGTCATTAGAGGGGGTATGATGACACGGGGcatcataggggggggggggttatataatGTCCCTATTTAATAAAGTGTGGGCAGTGCACACCGCTTTACCCATGGggatatgtgcagagcattgcacccttgtgcctgtagtacatatacacatggtagtatgcgcagagcattgcatcctagtgtttgtagtactacagacatgggttgggtgcaatgctctgctgtcatgtgtataggagtgcaatataaataaaataaagtaaataaaccgTTCCACCAATAGAAACTAgttccccttttcctattgctatataTACCTGATATTGCCGCACGGCCAACTGTCTGATCTATTACAATTAAGtgttagtaaatcattaacattttattttaatagttcagatagttacccatgcggcaatatcaaatttacgctggtttctgtacaggatcattaataataatCGGCGTAACCTgtacggcataaacgtaaaaaataaccctcccaaattgctgctgtttggtgaCATCACACGCTAGAAGCTTTTAATATTCCCATTGTACGtcatttttcaagtagaatcagctgaacccctttttttggcattttgaagagttttccgattaatcgatgaaataatcgacaactaatcgattattaaaataatcattAGCTGCAGCCCAACTCCTCAGTGAACCTTCAGCTACCACCTCTGCAGGAAGGCTCTCCCATCCACTACTCTCTACAGTAATATTCTCTTTCATGACGGCtacaaaaataaaaggtaaaattaCACCTGGAGACCTGAGAGTCCATAATTCAGTAAAAAAAGAGCTggattcaccttaaaggggtactccgcccctagcatcttaaaggggtactccgcccctagcaaaggataggggataagatgtcagatcgctggggtcctgctgttggggacccccgggatctccgctgcggcaccgcgctctgtgcataatgacaggGCTGgatcatcgtgacgtcacggcccgccccctcaatacaagtctattggagggggcatggtaactatcacaccacctcccatagacttgcattaagggggcggagccgtgacatcacgatgatccggcccctgtatcgcccatcattacgcacagagcatgtgtgccgcagccgagatcccgggggtccccccccagcgatctgacatcttatcccctatcctttgaataggggaaaagatgtctaggggcggactacccctttaaggccgtgttcacaagACAGAATATCTGAGCCAAATCGGCCAAAaactttcaatgggattccactgctaGGTAATCCCTTTAATTCTTATCTTTCTAGGAACATAAATTCACCTAAGATTGAATGCATTGGggactgctaaactacaactcccagcatgcccagacagccatggggtgtttgggcatgctgggagttgtaatcttgaaacagctggagacaccctgtttggaacaGATTAGGTGACAATATTTCTGTGTTGCGCCGTCATGGAAGTTCAGTTCACTTTATGGTTATATATTGTGGAGACTTCAGCGCCATCTACCTGATGGttttctgggacatttccctccgGACAgccctgggaatacagaggacggggacacctctcagaTGGATTTATTCTACAGGATCCATCTGTGGGGAACACAAAACACATCATACTGTATATCCGTCTATATAAAGAAGTACTGGGCCCCACATTAGGgatagatacatttatatttacatatgTATAGTATCTGTATACAGGGTCTTTGGTGTATATAAACTATAGGGAAACAAGTATTGGCCCTTCCACGtgtctctccctcccccccccccaggaacttTTATGAAGACGTGCTAAGTCCATAGACCTTAATATAGAGCAGCTACCTGTTCTCTATCCATAGACATTAATATGGAGCTGCTACCTGTTCTCTATCCATAGACATTAATATGGAGCTGCTACCTGTTCTCTGTCCATAGACATTAACATGGAGTCATCCTCATTCTCTGTCCATAGACATTAATATGGAGTCACTCCTGTTCTCTGTCCATAGACATTAATATGGAGTCACTCCCGTTCTCTGTCCATAGACATTAATATGGAGTCATCCTCATGCTCTGTCCATAGACATTAATCTCGCTCGCGTTCTCTGTCCATAGACATTAATATGGAGTCACTCCTGTTCTCTGTCCATAGACATTAATATGAAGTCACTCCTGTTCTCTGTCCATAGGCATTAATATAGAGCCGCTACCTGTTCTCTGTCCATAGACATTAATATAGAGCCGCTACCTGTTCTCTGTCCATAGACATTAATATTGCTCCTGTTCTCTGTCCATAGACCTTAATATAGAGCCGCTACCTGTTCACTGTACATAGACATTAATATGGAGTCACTCCTGTTCTCTGTCCATAGACATTAATATGGAGTTGCTCCTGTTTTCTGTCCATAGACATTAATATGGAGTCACTCCTGTTTTCTGTCCATAGACATTAATATGGAGTCACTCCTGTTTTCTGTCCATAGACATTACTATGGAGTCACTCCCATTCTCTTTCCATAGACATTAATATAGAGCCGCTACCTGTTCTCTGTCTATAGACATTAATATGGAGTTGCTCCTGTTCTCTGTCCATAGACATTAATATGGAGTAACAAGGAGAAGGAATTGACCGCTCACCCAGTATTCCCGCAGCTGTGCGTGGATCCACCAGCCCCGCCTCCGGCTCCACTCACGGAATATAGAGATACTTCCAGCACCAGGATGCGGTATAAAAACGGGAATATTTATTGATTCAAAGACAGGCTACAATACACGGATAactgacgcgtttcacgctttcgcgcttagtcatagagttgtgactctatgactaagcgcgaaagcgtgaaacgcgtcagagttaTCCGTGTATTGTAGCCTGTCTTTGAATCAATAAATATTCCCGTTTTTATACCGCATCCTGGTGCTGGAAGTATCTCTATATTAATATGGAGTCGCTCCCGTTCTCTGTCCATAGACATTAATATGGAGTCGCTCCCGTTCTCTGTCCATAGACATTAATATGGAGTCGCTCCTGTTCTCTGTCCATAGACATTAATATGGAGTCGCTCCCGTTCTCTGTCCATAGACATTAATATGGAGTCGCTCCTGTTCTCTGTCCATAGACATTAATATGGAGTCGCTCCTGTTCTCTGTCCATAGACATTAATATGGAGTCGCTCCTGTTCTCTGTCCATAGACATTAATATGGAGTTGGTGAGCAGCCTTGACACTTCAGCCCAAAATATAAACCTAATCTTATGACTACTCTACTTCAGTAAATGAGATAATGttcaggttattgcaccaatatCTGTCAGCCCATGTCTGCAGCCatatgaggggtgaactcacttatggaaCACCTGTGccttcttaccttgtgatgtgaggggctgccgATCCTCCAtcatgtcctggtacagatccttgagtccttctacatactcccactcctccatggagaaatagaccgccacatcctgacaccttataggaacctgacacacaatgataccgtcatcaccagacccctccattactgtataatgccccagcagtgtcacctctctaatcatcaccagacccctccattactgtataatgtcccagcagtgtcacctatcatcaccagacccctccattactgtataatgtcccagcagtgtcacctatcatcaccagacccctccattactgtataatgtcccagcagtgtcacctatcatcaccagacccctccattactgtataatgtcccagcagggtcacctctccagtcatcaccagacccctccattactgtataatgtcccagcagtgtcacctctctagtcatcaccagacccctccattactgtataatgtcccagcagtgtcacctctccagtcatcaccagacccctccattactgtataatgtcccagcagggtcacctctccagttatcaccagacccctccattactgtataatgtcccagcagtgtcacctctccagtcatcaccagacccctccattactgtataatgtcccagcagggtcacctctccagtcatcaccagacccctccattactgtataatgtccagcagtgtcacctttctagtcatcaccagacccctccattacagtataatgtcccagcagtgtcacctctccagtcatcaccagacccctccattactgtataatgtcccagcagtgtcacctctccagtcatcaccagacccctccattactgtataatgtcccagcagtgtcacctctccagtcatcaccagacccctccactactgtataatgtcccagcagtgtcacctctccagtcatcaccagacccctccattactgtataatgatccagcagtgtcacctctccagtcatcaccagacccctccattactgtataatgtcccagcagtgtcacctatcatcaccagacccctccattactgtataatttcccagcagtgtcacctctccagtcagcagctcagtgattctgtgggtgagttctaggatcttctcttCATGTATCTGTGAGTAAGGTGGAGGCTCCGTGATGGGGCTCCGGGCCCTGCTGTGTCCTTCTGACTCATGGCTGCAGGGGGCCACGcactccccccatgtcttcttcactatggtgtaatcctgtgtatggagagaaaaTGAGGAGATTAAACCCATGATTCCTTCTTCACTACAAAGAGGACATTGTGGCCCCTGTTTGGCACCTTCCCCCAAATAAAGATGaaagaaatgtagatggggggggggacaacaatggcggacatgtagatgggggggacaacaatggcggacatgtagatgggggggggcaACAATGGCGGACATGTAGATGGGGGGGGCAACAATGGCGGacatgtagatgggggggacaacaatggcggaaatgtagatggggggacagcAATGGCGGAAATCTAGATGTGGGGGACagcaatggcggaaatgtagatgtgggggacagcaatggcggaaatgtagatgtgggggacagcaatggcggaaatgtagatgtgggggacaacaatggcgaaaatgtagatgggggacaacaatggcggaaatgtagatgttgggacaacaatggcggaaatgtagatggggacaacaatggcggaaatgtagatgggggacaacaatggtggaaatgtagatgggaggggacaatggtggaaatgtagatggggacacaacaatggcggaaatgtagatggggacaacaatggcggaaatgtagatggggacaacaatggtggaaatgtagatgggagtggacaatggtggaaatgtagatggggacaacaatggtggaaatgtagatgggaggggacaatggtggaaatgtagatggggacacaacaatggtggaaatgtagatggggggggggggacaacaatgttggaaatgtagatggggacaacaatggtggaaatgtagatgggtcacctcacctctccggtcagcaggtggaggatctccaaAGTTAAGTGAATtattctcttagtcatctcattcctgtccttgTCCATCCCTGGGGGGTCATTGAGGAGAAGAACCATTTTGGATGATAAAATAACTGGATCAGGTGGAGGGACCTCGTCCTGCCGGGGCCTCTATAAAAGAAGAGGAAGAGCTCTAAATCGTACAGGGGCCAAGATCATGTGACATATAGATTCCCACTTATAAAGCGTTGATAGACGCAGCCTCTCAAAGCCTTCACCACGTAGTAAAAAAAAGGTGTCCCCTAACATGGTCTATTATAGGAGCATCCGCCAGTGTGTGGTTTGTCCTGGCACTCAACGCTACCGTCCTGCCATCGCTGCTCCCCATCTGCTGGTTCAGGCTTCCTCCTCAAAGCTTTGCCCGATctaggaaacactggtttaacccATTCTGGACAGTGCTGTATCTCTTGCTATAACCACCAGGCTGCCAACCTGTTGCACCAGCCTCACCTCCACCTGTATCCCTGGTGCCACTGGTGAGGCAGCGACCTGGTATAAAGGGGGAAAACCTAGAGGATATTTAGGAGTCCAAGTCAAAGTGTTATGGTAACAGAGCGGGTCCGCAGCCGAAGTATCCCCAGACATATGTAAGCTGATGCCCACCTAAAATCATCTTTCTGTTGTCCTAGTTGCTTCATACgccaatagaaaaaaaataggaaatcACTGAACCTGGACTAGACCAGAGacctcaccacagaacctggaCTAGACCTCCTCGCTAGGCTAACCACACAACCTGGACTAGACCTTCTCGCTAGGCTAACCACACAACCTGGACTAGACCTCCACGCTAGGCTAATCACAGAACCTGGACTAGACCTCCACGCTAGGCTAACCACAGAAGACACATACAGTCATTTCCCACAgtaaagtattgcagtaacacatgttttgctatacacatgtttattccctttgctttttttttcctccttttttggtttagttccaatacacacaaattggacataatgtcaccaaactccaaaaatggtctggacaaaattattggccccttaacttaatatttggtcgcacaccctttggaaaaaataagtgaaatcagtggcttcctataaccatcaataagcttcttacacctctcagccggaatgttggaccactcttcctataaccatcaataagcttcttacacctctcagccggaatgttggaccactcttcctataaccatcaataagcttcttacacctctcagccgggatgttggaccactcttcctttacaaactgctcccggtctcttattggacggcgccttttcccaacagtaattataagatctctccacaggtgatcaatgggatttagatctggactcattgctgacacttcagaactctccagcactttgttgtcatccatttctggggctttttgacgtatgtttggggtcattgtcctgctggaagacccaagatctcggacacaaacccagctttctgacactgggctgtacagtgcgacccaaaatccattggtaatcctcagatttcatgatgtcttgtacacattcaaggcccccagtgccagaggcagcaaaacaacccaaaacatcactgacctcccccatatgtcactgtaggtactgtgctcttttctttgtaggcctcattccgttttcggtaaacagtagaattatttgctttaccaaaaagatctatcttggtctcatctgtccacgagacgttttcccagaaggattttggttactcaagttcattttggtaaaatgtagtcttggttttttatgtctgtgtcagcagtgg from Hyla sarda isolate aHylSar1 unplaced genomic scaffold, aHylSar1.hap1 scaffold_734, whole genome shotgun sequence encodes:
- the LOC130344772 gene encoding oocyte zinc finger protein XlCOF6-like, translating into MVLLLNDPPGMDKDRNEMTKRIIHLTLEILHLLTGEDYTIVKKTWGECVAPCSHESEGHSRARSPITEPPPYSQIHEEKILELTHRITELLTGEVPIRCQDVAVYFSMEEWEYVEGLKDLYQDMMEDRQPLTSQDGSCRINPSERCPRPLYSQGCPEGNVPENHQGEDLVDVDLIDGSEEKTDLMADLQCKEEDSLMFDGSSRRNPPERCPCPLYSQDCQIGVPENHQVGDPENHQGEDLTVIKVEDEEERMRSDLLSMREVKEEIPGGVTPENPSKNFDGNHMLSLKSDLEDECIMEDTSGVHLGLHRTDPQYNIPPDHEGPSPEQLHVVTTRTGQKKGKRIECGECGKEFTISSSLHRGEKPYSCEQCGEKPFSCLECGKCFTEKTKLAIHEKIHRGEKPYSCAECGKCFGEKAVLVNHERIHTGEKPFACSECGKCFTERSNLARHERIHTGEKPYVCSECGKCFTQKSNLETHQKCHTGEKPYSCSLCGKCFKLKSGLVQHERIHTGEKPYTCLKCGKCFAQKSGLVIHERSHTIEESFSCSECGKCFVSKSYLVIHKKSHTGEKPFSCSLCGKCFLQKSNLDTHERSHTGEKPFSCTVCGKCFTYKSNLVQHQRSHTGEKPFSCSECGKSFTQKSNLDVHERSHSGEKPFPCLECGKCFTTKTRLRDHQRIHTGEKPYSCSECGKSFVQRAQLYVHERIHTGEKPYSCSECGKCFITKVKLRNHLRTHTGEMLF